Sequence from the Eleginops maclovinus isolate JMC-PN-2008 ecotype Puerto Natales chromosome 14, JC_Emac_rtc_rv5, whole genome shotgun sequence genome:
gttgtgatgaaaagggagctgagtcagaaggcaaagctctctgtctaccgggccatcttcgttcctaccctcacctatggtcatgaaggatgggtcacgaccgaaagaacgagatcgcggatacaagcggccgaaatgggatttctccgcagggtggctggcatctcctttagggataaggtgagaagttcagtcatccaggagggGCTCGGAGTAGacccgctgctccttcgcgttgaaaggagccagttgaggtggtcgggcacctagtgaggatgccacctgggcgcctccctagggaggtgttccaggcacgtccagctgggaagagaccgaggggtagacctaggaccaggtggagggaatATATCTcctcgctggcctgggagcgccttggaatcccccagtcagagctagttgatgtggccagggaaagagaagtttggggctctctgctggagctgttacctccgcaaccctgatggaaagcgggagaagatggatggatggatgaagtACAAGTCATAAAAAAGACACTTTGATGTCTATAGGGGATTTGCTGTTCAAATTCTTCCAAATCTATTCCTCTAGGGTTGAAGGTGTGCTGTATAGTAAGGGTAAGGTGTGTCCAAGTAAGTAGTTATTGATTCAGAAGACTACAACACTTGAATAAGAGCTCTTTAGTTGATGATGTAGCCAAGTTTTAATATCAACATTCAGTCTATTTCCTAACAATAATCCTCTAAGccagtattttatttcagtatttgCCCTTCTCATTTAGTACTTTCACATCCCCCTCCCCCATACAATCCTTTCAGACACCAGGAGCAGCATCAGGTTCTGAACTAATGCTGATTATCTGTGAGGAACAGAGACGCTGAGGGCTGATCACCGCCGCAAGGTTTGGATCTAATCTGAGGATACTTTCGGATCAGACAAAAATCACTCctgagagaggggaggatgcAAGGATGGCATTTACAGGATAAGGAAAGAGGCAAGTAGATAGAGGGACCGAATGAGTAagacagaaaagagagggaCATAATCcaacttttcctcctttttatgAGCCAAAATGAGGAAAGGGGGCAGGAGGCAGAAGAGCCAGAAGCAACAAGCCCTCCTCtcgtcctccttctcctctcccctctttgTGCTCAGCAGaaaccctctttctctctcatttgtATTCACACCAGCTATGGGGCCAGTCACAGGGCAACCACTGCGCTAcgttcaacacacacacatacacacacacccaccacacaccacacacacacacacacaccacacaccacacagtcAGGCTCTTTGTCCGAATAAATTGAGTGCAGCAACAACAGGCTGAACTTTCAATCACAAACACGCTTGTGGTAAATGGAGGAGGGGGTGTTTGTGTCCCACTTCTGTCACGTTCACTGCAcgatgaaaataaaaatatactgCTTATCATCAGCGACAGAGATGGATAATCAGGTAGACAACATCTGGCATTTTTGCTGCAAAAGAGGCTGTATAATGTATTCAGCTGAAAGTAAACCAAACGCAATTATGATATTACAGCTCATAAGGtcgcacatttttaaaaggcaaaataCAAGCTACCAAATTTGGAAATATGTGCTCGTCATTGTATTGCATTTTTAGTTGCATATCTAGGATTTGGACTGTTCAATCCGACTGAAATAGTCAAAATTCGAAAGAAATTAAGACCAAACTAGCggaaattgttatttattaaaaggcaaaatatgtgtCAGAAAACctgaatgaaacaaatgtccatcTATAGAAAGCAAAAACATCCTTGCAACATCAAGAGTATTATACAAAAATGATAAATGCTCTTCCAAATTGAGATTCAATGCGCAAAATCAgccaaaataatagaaaatcccattttttaataatctttTTAGGACAATATCATTTGAATAATATGAACATATTTTGCAAACTTGATAGATAAGGCCAATAATAAGAAATGCCTCGAATCTGAGCCCTTTCAAACCAAACCAAAGTTATCATAAGGACTGGAAGTTTTACCCTCGATGACTTTGAGATCAGCAGTCAGTGCATCAGTAATTACACAGTTAATGGGCAGGGAATTAGGTGCAAATTGACAATAAAACAGGCAGTAATTCCCTTGCTCTTATTGCTTCTTTAACACACCTGCATGTATCTGCCTAAAAACCCACTCCAAGGACACAGCCAACTCTTCTCTTCCCATGTGCCACTCTAACAGTACGTGTAGGCTCCAATTTTAAGGGTCTTTCTTATCATGCTTTTGTTTCACAGCAGTCCTGTCTCTCTTATTTCTCACAAAAAGCTCCCAGCGTCACTTTTAATCCCCCTGGAGAGGTTCAcagctccctctctgctcctcacctctcctcacCCTCTGCTCTTCGCTTTCATCTCCCTCCTCTTATGTTTCACACCCTTCACATCCCTCGCTCTGTTCCTCCTGTCACTTCGTCTGGGCCCTGACCTCTTTTATCTTTCCATCCTCCTTCACCTCAAACTCAACCATTCGTAcctgttcttattttatttctacatCTGCTGTTTGGAGGATTTTCCATATTAACatatttgtcttcttttaaaaattcacactttttgtctcccaaacttttttcttttgattttcttttttctaaaagatcagactttttttcaaatttctggattttttctaaatgtcgactttaacAAAATTCCGATTAGTttttcaaaattctgactttttccttaaaaaaatcggactttttttcaaatgatgtgtGAAAACATGATGTTTCTGCGGGAATGGCCAATGTTCCCCAAATAACAgtgttcaaaacaacaaatcacaCATTATAGGCAGGGGTGTTGTGGGACGTCAGTCATCAATACAATCTGTGCATTGGATCATCTTAATATAGGCCTTATCTTATAGTTTTTGATGTTGAATTCATCTTAACCTCAACGTTGATGccagcaaaacaaataaaaataaacctcgAATACCCTAACAACTCACAACTATTTCCAGTGACAAACAATCATTTCTATCCAATTAAACAACCACCACCAGTGCTTAGACAGCGTTTAAACAAAAGTCACTGCTCTGCAATCACTCACTTTAAGTGTTGCACACCATTTCCCCAACCTTCATCCCCCCCGGCACACCACAAAATTGTTTCCACTCGTCGTGCGATCTCTCCATCTGTCAGCTATACTCCTTCCATCTGTCTCAAGTCTGCTGTGGCTTGTTCATCCACTCATCAACTATCCcttattaaatcattaaaaactGATAAAGGAGGAGCAGGCTCAGAGGGAAACCAGGCTGCATGACCTCAAGTCAACAACGGAGAAAGTGAAGGACAAAAAGTCCAAAAAGAAACAGCGAAGATGGTTTGTCACTAGAGGGGAGAACTACAGAACGTCTCTTTACTTCATACTGCATATTGACAATACACAGTATATAATAGCTATGATATCTTGAGTTCTGTACTAGTGACATCAAGTTGGACGGATTATATGCAACCAATTAGTGTTTTAATGGGGTATTTgtgtaaatgtcacacagtCCCACCcctctgctgtctgctgctccCTCATCAATCACAGTTCACCCTCGTGCTGGCACCACCAGACTCAAAGACAGCTTTATACACCAGACTCCCTAcccgaccccccccccacccaaaaGGGACTATTTGCACTATGACAACTTCTAACCATACAGATCGCTGCTACTTTCTTACAGATACACTGTGAACTCTTACATTTATGTAAGTGTTTATTTAGCATTAGCAAATGTCTGCATCTGCTGTGCACTTTATTACTTATTGTTACTCAGTGTGAGGATATGTCCATTTTTTCCATTCCTTTGTATGTCTGGTACATGTGGAGagattgacaataaagctgactttgactttttgactttGAGATGGAagattattgatttgttttccatctttCCCATTTTTTCCGACCAGCTCTCTGTAGCTGCCTTCATTAAAAAGGCCTCAGCAGACTGCAGGCAGTAGAATGTATATCATTAAGGAAGATGAGTATTGACTGAAGTTTGGTCAATGGTAGGCtaattaaaatatgattaaacaagctttttctcttgtttaattTCTGTCTATGTTTAGCTAGAAGCCTGTATTGGAAAGCATAATTTCCTTATTCAAATGGTAATTAGACAAGCAGGTAGTTTTGGTTGTACCTGTCCATTGTTTAACACACAGGAAGAGACTAAAGCTACAGTAGTTTAAAATCTTAAAAGCTCCCTTATTACCTTTAACTATGATCACCATGATTTGCGTCTCAGGTCATAGCTCCTTTTTCTGTGTCATATCTCAgtcaaatataaacacacagacatgacaaacacatttaaatattaagtttGACTTACACTTTGAATGGGGTTCGCTTATCTCTGACGTTCATCGCGAAAGACATCGTAAAGCCTATTAGAAATCGTAAGAAAAAAGACGTTCCTGGAAATCCGGAACTTGCCTTAGAAATATCACGTTTTTAAGTTTTCTTCAGTTTCAAACTATCTCAGTGATagttttgttgaaatatttacATGTTAATCAAACAAAAGGTACTTTTAACGTATTCGGCTTACTTTTTATGCTGCTAATTTGCCGGAAAAGTAAAGAtataaagacaacaaacaaaaaaagtcttGCCCcaaggctaaaaaaaaaacctccactATACTTCCTGCTCTCATCTCCCAAAGCATTGTGGGACCTGCGCTTCCAAAACTTGAACATTTCTCCCCAAATCGATGTACTACTCAATATAGATAattcattaattacatttaaagtgatgCAAAGGGTTGTATATTGAAAAGGTGTGTGTAGCTATGTTGCAATACAGGCAATTagttaattatattataatgttattttcaaaataattgtaGTCACCTGActgcaaatagcattgtttactatagTCCCCcgggtgtaaatagcattgtttactatagtcacctgggtgtaaatagcattgtttactatagTCACCTGActgcaaatagcattgtttactatagTCACCtgggtgcaaatagcattgtttactatagtcacctgggtgtaaatagcattgtttactatagTCACCTGGGTGCAAAAATCAGCCTTAAACAAACTCCTTCCATGTGTGATAGCGTATATGAAGGGTTTGGGGGGTTATTGGGAGTCGTCACAATTTTGTCACCTGTTTTGAGGTGTCCTTATTTTGCATTCTAACCAATAAAAAGGGGAAATCTTCTGTAAACAAAGAGACATTATTTCCGCCATCAGTAGAGGCGCAATTCTAACACCTTTCCTGCAATTAATCAACCCCTCAATCTGTATCTGAATGCATCCGTGTGTGTGGAAACCAAAGCTCATACAAGTTCCAACttggaaaacatgtttattcaCTTTAACCAGTGCAGTTGAtagacaaaataacaacaaaaagagacaaacatgAAGTATCACTGCAGTACACAAGTCAATCAGTTGAGGTCGCAACACCTCGCAAAGAAACTTTTTCAGAGGATCTGAGCAGATCTGCGTATTCGGATACAAAGCGTTGTACATGCTCATGGTGTTATCCTACAAGCAGAAAGGGAACAGAAATAAGTCCTTGTGGTCTTTTTATGTGGCCGGTTGTTTTCATACATTGCCACCTGCTGGTTAAAAGGAAGAAATACAGCagcaatatattttaaatgtcattcatTTTCAAGCCTTGACTGTAGTGCCAAATGTGGTATTGTGGGACTTAAATTCAAACCGTAGCCAATTTTGTCTCCCGCTTTTGCTTTAATTTGAGCTTCTGCGTTGTGTTTTGGACATCGAGTCATCTACGAAAACCTATCTTTTGTCATTCTTTTCACTGGAGTtcaaaaaacaaagtgacactTATCCTCATCTGAACTTGGGATGTTGTCTAAATGTAACATCAGTTACAGTttggatttaaatatttataaaaaaaagtgaaataaactTAAAAAGGTAGGAAAAATTGAACAACCAACTTGAAAGGAAAATCGAGAAActactcgtgtgtgtgtgtgtgtgtgtgtgtgtgtgtgtgtgtgtgtgtgtgtgtgtgtgtgtgataaagcGAAGTCTACAATtcactgtatatactgtaaatgtccAGTCAGTTCAGCAGATATGAGCAAATGAACACTGTGTACAAATCTGGAGAGGAGATACAATCgtacacaatgtgtgtgtgtgtgtgtgtgtgtatgtgtttaggACTCGTCTCCATTGGCGCTATCTCCATCATCCTCTCCTTCCTCGTgctcatcatcgtcatcatccctccctctgtttttcATCTgtacagagggggaaaaaaaggatgaaaaacacttaattcATCACATATAAGTCATTAGCTTCCCCTCCCCCCCGTCTCTTTCTTCATCGCCCGCTCCTCACCTCGTCATCATCATCCAGCAGATCTCCGTCGTCGTCTGACTCGTTCATGCCACGCTTCAGGCTGCCACCTTTCttgctggaggtggaggagttgaGCGGTGACACCTCGCCCGGCTCTGGTTGACAGCTCTTCATATCTGTGGAAATGGAGGGAGGCAGTGGGAATTAGATTAAACACCTGTATTTATGttcaatatatataatatttcacagtttatttgGGTTGTATCTAGCTGCAGGTTGTTATCCCTCAGACTTTtacataattttaaaaaaccaaTCACCATTATGTTATCACTGGCTGCTAATTCAACAGTCTTCTTTTATAATGCTGCTCCTTGTTTCCTACTATGGATGTGTACttaattgttgttttaacaAGTGCTGCCTCTTTAATTAATATGTTGGTCTACTAACTGTCcctgtatgttttttaataacctGTTTTTTGGATTAAATATGTCTGAAAGTGCAGGATAGATAAATATACAATCTAAGGACTTTCCAGGCACTCATGTTTGGTATGGATTACTACTCATGTGTACAAGTGTGGTGATCATTTCTGTTACGCCTCCtaaatgtggttatttttgtttgctcaggttttttaatgtttatgtgGCTATGGTGTGTAATTATATttgactgcatgtgtgtgtgaaccctgTGTACagcagctaatgctaatggGGTCACAATTGAAAGCGGAAGTCTGAAATTTTGTTCAGTTGTTATTAATTCAAGACATTTGtgacacattttaagaaattcCCTTCTGTAAACTGTCTTCATCTTCGAACAAATGGAAGAGAGGCGTACAAATGTGACAACAAGCAAGAAAACATCTGTGTTAGTGTTTTGTATCATTTCTGTAATTAAAGCTTGTTAAACTTGCCATTAAATCGCCGAGGCCCACCTGACTTCTTGCTATGGTCTTTCTCCATTCGCTCCAGGCTCTCCAGCAGGTAGTCCACCTTGTGTTTGATCTGTGTCAGCTCTCTTTTGATGGTCTGCAGATCATCTACCTTCACTGTGGGAGGAAAAGCAGTAAGAAAAGTCATTACGAATTGGTCGCAGGTCCAAAGATAATAGATGGACCGCCAGACATAATGTGGTACGTACTGGAGCGGGAGGTCCTCTGGCTGGTcttggaggaagaggagaagctgGTTTTGGTTCGCCGGCTTCCTCCACCGCTCACACTGACCCTCGGACGCTTTGAGGGGATGACCGCCCGGGataggggaggagggggaggaggaggcacCCGGGACTGGTAGGAGTACATCCTGAGAtacagaggagaaaaataaaaaaggtgccaCTAAATGCAAACGTGGCTCTGCTTCAATGCTGATTTTTCAAGATGTTTTGTTCCATTTCATAATTGTGTTACATATCAAAACAAAGGGtcagacagaaaaaagggaaataaataatagtaataataaacaGCCGAGATAGAAACATACCAAGGGCTTATTTAAAAACTTAAATATTGATTAAGATTTACTAAACAAACCCTGAAGTAACCCAAACTAGTAATGGAAGTTTAAGGAATTcagaatatttataaataaagcagcGAAACCGAAAAGGACAAGGACTCCAGGTACTGCAATCACAACTGCATTCAAACTGTGATAAGAACAACAGACAGCTTACCTATCGTAGTAATCTCTTTGAAAGTCATAGTCCAAATCTACAGAGGAACTGCGGAGAGAGCAGAGTCAGAGAAGAAGCATTAAATACAGCATTAAAGAACAAAGAAATCTGTCGGAATGCAGAGTTGCTGGAATACGTTGCTGAATGTAGATCGAACACACCTGTACATGTCTCCTGCAGAGCGCTTCACTGTCTTAGATCTGTGAGGTTTGGGCTCGCCGGCCAGGTTGATGTCTgagggaggaaaaagaggagtTAAGCGTTGCCAAAAACTCGTTGTTTACctaatggtattttattttgaaaggactCACACAGATTTTTAGACCAAAAACAGCTTAGCTTTTTGTCGGTCTGATACGGAAATTGCACTTTTCCCAAAACAGAATTCCTGATGCCATTaaagtttattaaaacacataaataaaattaaaatccCAAGTATTTACAAATTTCAGGACAAATACTTCAGTTACTCAAACTATTCTATTACAattcttattttcatttgtttgcagAAAGAAAGTCCAGTGCTATTTTCAAGGCTCATCACTGGGCCCACTGACTTTCTTTTTCCATCAACCCCTCCACTCACCTAGCACCTGTCCCACGATCATGCGGCCGTCCTCGCTGACCACGGCGTTGCGTGCGTTCCTCTCGTTGGCGTACTGGACGAAGGCGTAGCCCTTGTGGATGGAGCATCCCACCACCTTGCCGTACTTGGAGAAGATGGCCTCCACGTCGGCCTTGGTGACCAGCAGCGTGTTGAGGTTGCCGATGAAGACGCGGGAGTTGAGGGAGCGAGGGTCAGTCTTGTTGGTCACGTTACTGCTGGCCATCGGgcttggggtgggggggggacaaaGGTAggggtaaaaagaaaagaaaaaagagtagaaaacaaagagatgtgagatgctgttgttttgtgAACCATAGTTTTAGATCATCTCTGCACTCTGAGGTCAGTGTGATGCTTGACCTTGTGAAGCTTTTCAACAATAGGGCCTttaatgacatcatcatcatttcattCATTGAATTAAAATAACTAACTATAGCATTTTGAGTtgacatcttttttctttttaaaggcaATCCTATCAGATTTTAAGGAGTTTAAAAGCATTTtgtcacatttgagaagctggatTTGTAGGTGATTTGCATTTTTCTCGTAAATCACTTAATTAATTAACCTTTATAAATACGTAATTGTTGTCAGTCAAGTTAATCAATAGACCACAGTTGAATGTTTCAGCCCTAATGACGTTATgagctaaaacacatttaaatccttCATAAACACATGGCAAATTCAAGGTGCTACTGTCTACCTCCTACTAAACATATCAACGGGGGTGcttttaacatgtgttttacacacactaaatgtgtgtttgcaaaggGAGCCTCTAGAGGTGGATGTGAGACAGCAGAACAGCGAACAGTGTAATTGGTCATGAAGCGGCCAGCACTCACTCCATCATGTCTGTACTCGCGCTGCTGGaggtctgcctgcctgtctgacTCTGTTGGAGAGAAGAGGGTTGTCGAGGAACTTTAAAGAAACAGTGATTGTGGGGAGACATCTACTACACCTCcaaaaagttgtgtgttttttctcaaagCCAAAAAAGTGCTTCTAACTGGAAGGGGCGCAGGAGGTGATAgagtacatgtttttttaaaggggggtggctataaaaaaaaaaacctgtgggATAAATTAGTtatgacaaaacaaaatattgcattaaagTGGAAAGTTGCTAtttaaagaatacatttgtaATACTGATATGTTCTTCAGTCTCCCTACAGAGAGATCTGGTTGGCCATTATATGCCTGTTCCATGATAAAACACTAGTATCCTGGTTACTGCATGCTATATGTGCGGACACCTTAACCAACCCTGCTGCAGGAAGCACAGGggagatgtttttttaactttatataTGACTTTTCTaagtgttgctgctgttgcacACAGTGAACACGTATGTAACATTGCAGGGTGGGAGTATAATAactacacaaataaacattgactGCAAGACTTCATTTGATGTTGCATCCGACTACACTGACAATTGGTTTCATGGGACATTGTCAGAACACATGGGGATTTCCTGATTGTCTCTGTTTATATCATcttaaagtgaatatctttgggtcATCGACTAACAAAAgctggactttgagaaacttaGATGGAATATTGCTATTGCTGACTGTTACagacttctcttttttttgatAATGCAAAACTATTAAAAGCGTTTGGAAGCTTTACATGTTGAAGACTAATGCTCCTGCAGGGCTTTTGCTTTTTCATGTTTGATTCTTCATggttaaatgcactttttgtgaCGAAAGTCAAACTAACTTGAGTAAAGACTGGCTTTGCCCTATTTTAGTCTCCTTCTTGTTTTTGCTAATTCCCACATTTCATGTAATTATCACCCACTTCAGCCGTTATAAAGCCCTGTCCCACCTGCCAAAGCGCCACTCTGCTGCCAGCTGAGCTACACTGAACCCCAGCAGCGCTCCCTCTCTGGCTGCTAGCAGGGGGATTACATGGTGTGCAGCCGGCGCTCTGGCCAAAGCTTAATGCTCTGCTCTCCTCTACATGATCTGGCAGGGATGTTTCTATCGCTTGGCAAGCTGACAGTCGCTACAACACAGAGTGTGTTTAgtaggaggagggggagggctATCACAGGCTGCTTACGGTTTCTACATTTTTGTGGCATGTTGGGGTTCAAAGGGAAAATCCAGGGTTTATATACATGCAAATGATTTTCATGACTGATGCTGACTAAAACCAGTGCGTGTTTGAAATGATTGTCGAAGAATTGGGGATTTTTTCTGTCACACACGAGGTGAACAAATACGTAGGAAGGAAATCTTGCTTGTTTCTgtataataatatgaataatatatacTGGTGATAATCCACTTGTAAATGTTAATTTTCCTGAAGGTGCAGTCCACTTTTTGGAAACTTTTCTCCATGCATCTGGAGCTGCAGGTTTTTTTCTAGATGTTTCTAATCGTTATAGCTAGTGAAAAAGTGAGAAACGTCCGTCCTTAATTGTCATTTTTTCCATATCATGTCTTAaagtgtcttgttttgtcagtcctcGACCCAAAATAAtcagtttaatatgatatataaaacaggaagtgcaggaTTCCTCCATATTTGAGGCAGAAAGCTGAGATTTCCAgcttttttgcattaaaaagggCTTAACTATACTGACCAGTTTATTCGTTTATCTATTGTTTTCAGGTCTACTTGCGACACAAGATTTggaatatgtattttgttggcAACTTGTAAAGGAGTCAGCTTTATGAGCAGTTCACTATTCTTATTATCAATCACTTCCTGTATGTTTAACACAAGCAGGGAGTCCATCAGTTATAAGCCAAACTCATAACAGAACAGTATCAGCTTCATAGAGGTGGTGTTTACTGCAGGGCTATAATACTGGATTGCATTATTATCCCAAATTAGTAAGAGGCTAAATGCTAACTGTTGCCTCCCATATTAAGAGTTCATTCATGGCATATTTACAGTTAAAGCAGCAATACCGTTTCCTATCCTTTGCCTCATCTGGGCGTTACTGTGTGAGATGTCCGGAGATAAATAATGTTGTATCTTTAGTTCAATTTTGATCAGTGATGTGAGCGAGTGTTTGTGCTTGGACTGGGAAACACTGCAGCTGCAGCGCTCATGTTTGAAGACAGACAAGACAATAAGGTAGAGAGCAGATTGTACAGATGTGCATGGAgctgtgtgtattctgtgtgcAGGGCGTACAGTTGATTAGAATTATACAATCTTAGCCTTTTTCGTTATATAGattgtaattaaatacaatCAGTTTTAGTTATTGCTGTTATATGTTAGTGGTTCACAGTATTCAGAAGACATGCTTGTTTTTACAGGTACAAACTTACTATCGGGGATGATAATGATGACATCATTGTTATTATCAAGAGCAGgtatctttttttctgtttggatAATAGACCAGATTTAAATCCATCAAAAGACATGCAAAACAAGTGATTACATTACATAGCAAAGGCAGGATTGATCAGCCTTTGTCAGAGCCAGGACTGGATTCAGGAGGAAGTGTTATTCAGTATTGGCTCAAAATCTGGTCTCTTATTATCAACACTACTATGCATGTGGTTATCATAAACTGGGGACATGTGGGAGCTCATGTAAAAGGCAACTAGTGTCAAAAAGTCTGGAAATTAAGCAGCAGATTTTCTACTttcacagcacaaaaaaaaaacactacatgCTACTTGCTCTAGGAAAATCCAAAAGGGGGAGAAATGGTCTGAATCACAAAGGGGTGAAAACAAAAgtggagtttaaaaaaagtgatgcaaaagttgtggtgaaaaaacaaaaccaaaaaaaaaaagttgagacCAACTTACGATTTGCTGCTGTTCAAAAAAGAGGCTTCAAAAACTAAACAGGGGGAAACAAAAAACGTAATATTAGAAAAGAGGCCATTCAAAAAATGAACTAGAAGTATTATTTCCACAAGCAGGGGGGAGGGCAAACTGGTGGGGAAAGTAtggaaatcataaaaataaaaaaaagattaggcaAATGTTAATGcttacaatttcaaaataaaacaatacaaagaaatGATTCTAATTATGAACCTACAATTCACACCTCTATCCCCAATTGTGGGCTAAATAtctaaatgcaaaacaaatattatattaaattgcAGTTTCTATTGAACTactaaaaggaaaatgataaaGGTTTGAGCATCCTTTTCCAGCTACTAGGAAGGATCTTCATTATCTAGGCCACTTAATTACTTTAATATCAACTTATTAGGTGTGAAAATATC
This genomic interval carries:
- the LOC134875950 gene encoding heterogeneous nuclear ribonucleoproteins C1/C2 isoform X10 gives rise to the protein MMDNVTNKTDPRSLNSRVFIGNLNTLLVTKADVEAIFSKYGKVVGCSIHKGYAFVQYANERNARNAVVSEDGRMIVGQVLDINLAGEPKPHRSKTVKRSAGDMYSSSVDLDYDFQRDYYDRMYSYQSRVPPPPPPPLSRAVIPSKRPRVSVSGGGSRRTKTSFSSSSKTSQRTSRSMKVDDLQTIKRELTQIKHKVDYLLESLERMEKDHSKKSGGPRRFNDMKSCQPEPGEVSPLNSSTSSKKGGSLKRGMNESDDDGDLLDDDDEMKNRGRDDDDDEHEEGEDDGDSANGDES
- the LOC134875950 gene encoding heterogeneous nuclear ribonucleoproteins C1/C2 isoform X8, producing the protein MMDSNVTNKTDPRSLNSRVFIGNLNTLLVTKADVEAIFSKYGKVVGCSIHKGYAFVQYANERNARNAVVSEDGRMIVGQVLDINLAGEPKPHRSKTVKRSAGDMYSSSVDLDYDFQRDYYDRMYSYQSRVPPPPPPPLSRAVIPSKRPRVSVSGGGSRRTKTSFSSSSKTSQRTSRSMKVDDLQTIKRELTQIKHKVDYLLESLERMEKDHSKKSGGPRRFNDMKSCQPEPGEVSPLNSSTSSKKGGSLKRGMNESDDDGDLLDDDDEMKNRGRDDDDDEHEEGEDDGDSANGDES
- the LOC134875950 gene encoding heterogeneous nuclear ribonucleoproteins C1/C2 isoform X9, with translation MASSNVTNKTDPRSLNSRVFIGNLNTLLVTKADVEAIFSKYGKVVGCSIHKGYAFVQYANERNARNAVVSEDGRMIVGQVLDINLAGEPKPHRSKTVKRSAGDMYSSSVDLDYDFQRDYYDRMYSYQSRVPPPPPPPLSRAVIPSKRPRVSVSGGGSRRTKTSFSSSSKTSQRTSRSMKVDDLQTIKRELTQIKHKVDYLLESLERMEKDHSKKSGGPRRFNDMKSCQPEPGEVSPLNSSTSSKKGGSLKRGMNESDDDGDLLDDDDEMKNRGRDDDDDEHEEGEDDGDSANGDES